Proteins encoded in a region of the Panicum hallii strain FIL2 chromosome 3, PHallii_v3.1, whole genome shotgun sequence genome:
- the LOC112885758 gene encoding myb-related protein 330-like, translated as MGRSPCCEKAHTNKGAWTMEEDQRLVAYIRAHGEGSWRSLPKAVSLQRCGKSCRLRWINYLRPDLKRGNFTEEEDDIIIKLHGLLGNKWSQIAGRLPGRTDNEIKNYWNTHIKRKLLARGIDPQTHRALAASSSTCS; from the exons ATGGGGAGGTCACCGTGCTGCGAAAAAGCTCACACGAACAAGGGCGCCTGGACCATGGAGGAGGACCAGCGGCTCGTCGCCTACATCAGGGCTCACGGCGAGGGCAGCTGGAGGTCGCTTCCCAAGGCGGTGAGTCTGCAGCGCTGCGGGAAGAGCTGCCGGCTGCGGTGGATCAACTACCTGCGCCCTGACCTCAAGCGCGGCAACTTCacggaggaggaagatgacatcatcatcaagctccacggcctcctcggaaacAA GTGGTCTCAGATCGCCGGGCGGCTGCCGGGCCGTACTGACAATGAGATCAAGAACTACTGGAACACGCACATCAAGCGCAAGCTCCTGGCCCGCGGCATCGACCCGCAAACGCACCGcgccttggctgcatcgagctCAACCTGTTCATAA
- the LOC112885757 gene encoding myb-related protein Zm38-like has translation MGRSPCCEKAHTNKGAWTKEEDQRLVAYIKAHGEGCWRSLPKAAGLQRCGKSCRLRWINYLRPDLKRGNFTEEEDDLIINLHGLLGNKWSLIAGRLPGRTDNEIKNYWNTHIKRKLLARGIDPQTHHPLSGAAANAPSSRPQDQRPRAAARSSCSPQTSGAGHSSDEDSAHLGGIDLNLSLSPPSQPSSPVAAVAN, from the exons ATGGGCAGATCACCGTGCTGCGAGAAGGCACACACGAACAAGGGTGCCTGGACCAAGGAAGAGGACCAGCGGCTCGTCGCCTACATCAAGGCCCACGGGGAAGGCTGCTGGAGGTCGCTCCCCAAGGCGGCGGGGCTGCAGCGCTGCGGGAAGAGCTGCCGGCTGCGGTGGATCAACTACCTGCGCCCCGACCTCAAGCGCGGCAACTTCACCGAGGAGGAAGACGACCTCATCATCAACCTCCACGGGCTCCTCGGGAACAA GTGGTCTCTGATCGCCGGGCGGCTACCGGGCCGGACGGACAACGAGATCAAGAACTACTGGAACACGCACATCAAGCGCAAGCTCCTGGCCCGCGGCATCGACCCGCAGACGCACCATCCTCTCAGTGGCGCCGCCGCCAACGCGCCAAGCAGCCGTCCCCAGGACCAACgaccacgggcggcggcgcgctcaaGCTGCTCGCCGCAGACCAGCGGCGCGGGCCACAGCAGCGACGAAGACAGCGCGCACCTCGGCGGCATCGATCTCAACCTGTCCTTAAGTCCTCCCAGCCAACCGTCCTCGCCGGTCGCCGCCGTTGCCAACTAG
- the LOC112885756 gene encoding myb-related protein 308-like: MGRSPCCEKAHTNKGAWTKEEDQRLVAYIRAHGEGSWRSLPKAAGLQRCGKSCRLRWINYLRPDLKRGNFTEEEDDLIINLHGLLGNKWSVIAGRLPGRTDNEIKNYWNTHIKRKLLARGIDLKTHRPLSVPTAAASPSSRPQDQLAVRSSCSPETSGACHSSDDDGCGGGIDLNLSISPPRESPSPSSLPTTQEAEATCSTTVVDVDASSEKN; the protein is encoded by the exons ATGGGGAGGTCGCCGTGCTGCGAGAAGGCGCACACGAACAAGGGCGCCTGGaccaaggaggaggaccagcgGCTCGTCGCCTACATCAGGGCTCACGGCGAGGGCAGCTGGAGGTCGCTTCCCAAGGCGGCGGGGCTGCAGCGCTGCGGGAAGAGCTGCCGGCTGCGGTGGATCAACTACCTGCGCCCCGACCTCAAGCGCGGCAACTTCACCGAGGAGGAAGACGACCTCATCATCAACCTCCACGGGCTCCTCGGAAACAA GTGGTCTGTGATCGCCGGGCGGCTGCCGGGTCGGACAGACAACGAGATCAAGAACTACTGGAACACGCACATCAAGCGAAAGCTCCTTGCCCGCGGCATCGACCTGAAGACGCACCGTCCGCTCAGTGTCCCCACCGCCGCTGCCTCACCAAGCAGCCGTCCCCAGGACCAACTGGCGGTGCGCTCCAGCTGCTCACCGGAGACCAGCGGCGCTTGCCACAGCAGCGACGACgatggctgcggcggcggcatcgACCTCAACCTGTCCATAAGCCCGCCGAGAGaatcgccgtcgccgtcgtcacTGCCGACGACGCAAGAAGCAGAAGCCACATGCAGCACGACCGTAGTGGATGTGGATGCATCCAGTGAAAAAAACTAA